The Mucilaginibacter terrae region GAAAACCATGGATGAGCTTTCGCACACCACATGCAATTATCCTAAAACCAAAGAAGGTATACTGGCTGTTTGGGATGAAACCACCCAACTGTTAAATGAATTAGCCCCACAGGTTACTACAACCCGCTTAAATCAAACCGAAGCGGCCTTTGGCATGTACGAAGATAAATTGTACTCTACCCTGTTATACTTTATTGATAACGAAATTCACCACCGTGCACAAGGTTTTGTTTACCTGCGCTCATTAGGTATAGCACCGCCGCCGTTTTGGGAAAGATTCTAAATATCAACATCCTTTTAAATCAAAAAGCCCCGGTTATTTCATAACCGGGGCTTTAGTAGTATAATAAAACTTATATAGTTTTAAAGAACGACAGCTGATTATAAACCGATGTTTTTGTACCATCGGCCGAATATGCTGTTGCCCTAACTGAATAGGTTTTGTTAGCACTTAAACCTAACAAAGCTAATTTAACCTGGATGCTACCACCATATACCTGGGTATTTTCGTAGGTGGTTGGTTGCAATGTATAAGTTATGCTATGATTAATTAACGGGGTAGGTTTTCTATCCGGTAAAGAGGTATCATCAGCACCTTTCCAGTTGTTAAAATTAACCGTTTTTACTACTACAGAAGTAGCTGATATTGAAGTTCCTTCAATAAACTCTAAGGTAAAACGGCCTGGCGCGGTATTAGTAGTAGTTGCACCAAAATATAATTGCAATACAGTTGCAATAGTTTGAGGCACTACACCCGATGCGCTGGTAACCAATGTAAAAGGACCTGTTTGGGTATAACCTAAGCTACTTAATTGTATAGCGGGTAATTTAGCTTCGGTAGCTGCAACATCAGCTTCCTTTTTGCATGAAAACATAACCAATGTTAACAGTGCAGTTAAAGCAACGCTAATATATTTTTTCATTTGTATAATTTTTATGTATTTAACAATTACTTGTATACTTCAATATTAGAATGAGTATCTGGCACCTAACAACATGCTCCAGGTAGTACCGGTGGTATATAACTTCTGGAATGGAGTGTTTACTAACTGACCGTTGATTTGACGTACGGTATAAGTAGGTACACCGTTTGCATCGATGCTTGAGTACTGAAGCGGGCTTGTAGTTGTGAATTGCTTTTGAACACCCCAAACACTGTTAAGTAAGTTAGGTAAGTTAATTACAGTGGCACTAATTTGTAAAGTGTGTTTTTGACCACCAGACATGATGTAAAACTCTTGTTTCAAGTCGGCATCAACACGGGTGTACCATGGTAAGAAAGCTGCGTTTCTTTCGGCATATTTGCCTCTGCGGCTGCTTAAGTATGATGAGTTGTTGATAAACTGATCAAGAGCAGCAGCTTGTTGCTGTGGAGTATAAGTGTAAGTTACACCGTTAACTGTTGTAGTGTATTGTGAAAAGTTTAACTCGCTTGCTCTTTTTGGTACATACATTAAATCAGATGATGCATTACCGTCGCCGTTTAAATCACCGTTAACAATAAAGCTTGATGCTGTACCTTGTGCCTGACCCTGGAAGAATAAACCAATAGAAGTAGCACCATGCTTAAAGTAGTTAAACTTGTAAGATGCTGAAGCAACTATACGGTGAGGAACAAAATTTTGAGAGTTAGCTAACTCAACATCGTTAGTAGTACCTACGTTAGCAGTAGTTGCCCAAACGCTGGCAGCAGTTGAACCTGCAGTTGAGAAAGCTTCTTTAGATACAGTGTAAGTATAAGCTACCGAAGCGTTAAAGCCATTGGTAAATGTTTTGTTTAACAAAGCGGTAAATGCAGCCGAATAACCTTTGTTAGTGTTCTCTAAAGCAACTACTGATAATGCAGGAGAGTTTGGATAGATGTTACGGTCTTGTGCGGTAACAGCATTGTTAGCACCAGTACCTATGTAACGAGGACGGGTATAATCACCTTCAACAATTACACCGTTAGGGGTTTTTAAGTTAAGGTTACGCATACGTGTAGCGTTAATATCCTTAGTATAAATAGCCTCTATTGTACCAGTAAAGCCGTTACCTAAGTTTTTATCAGCTGCTAAGTTAGCTCTGAAAACCTGAGGAAATTTAAAGTTACGGTCAATTACAACACTTGACGATTGGTAAGTAGTACCTGCTGATTGCGGGAACAAGTTAGCATATACGCTTGGATCAGAAACTAATTTTATGTTTTGCAATTGTGCCGCAGTAGCTACGCCACCAAAGTTATACATACCACTGTTACTTGGATTGTTAGTTAGGAACACATAAGGTATACGACCTGTGAAAATACCTAAACCACCACGTAATACCAATGAATTGTTTTCAAGCATGCTGGCACGGAAACCAACTCTTGGTGAGAATAACCATGATGATTTTGGCCATAAACCTGAGTTATAGGTTTTCATGCCACCGGTGGTTGAGTTTGGATCAGGGAACTGCAATGCAGATAACTGAGGGTTCTCAATTGGGTTTTCAAGATATATTGGCTTGTCGGCACGTAAACCGTAAGTCAACTTAAAGTTGCTGTTTACGTTAAACTCGTCTTGTGCGTATAAGCTAATAGTTCCTACTTTCAGGTTAGCCGAAAATACTTTATCCTGACCTGGGACTAATGAGTAATTGTAAGTGAATTGTACCGGAGGTTTGTCGTCAAGAAAATCTTGTAACGAATTGTAAATGTACGAACCTGCAGCACCCGGCATAAATGCATTACCTACACGTTGGTACTCATAGCTAATACCACCTGTTAAAGTGTGCTTACCTGCATAGTAGGTAAAGTTATCATACAATGTAGTGGTATTGTCAATCACATCATTGTATTTAGTATAAGGGTCAGAACCTGCTGTAATGTAATTTACACCTGCACCGTTGAAAATATCAATAGTTGGGAATATCTCACCTTTAGAAGTACGTGGACTACCATTCTTTTTAAATGTGAATAACAACTGGTTAGACATTTTTGAATTAATAGTACTGTTTAACTCTACAGTACCTGTATGTACTTTATTAATGAAACCGTAGTTAGAGTTTTCAAACGCAATAGATTGATTACTGTAACGTGCGTTAGGTAAACCACCTGTATTACGGGTTGACGGCGAACCGTTAGCACCAGTTACTGTAAATGCAGCATTGTTTGGTGTACTTGTACCGTTTACCTGGTTATCGCTGGTAGCGTTTAGGTAACTGTATTTAACGGTAAGTTTATTCTTATCGTTAATGTTGTAATCAAACTTAATTAATGCTTTAGTATTTTTAGGCTTAAAAGCAGCAAAGTTATCATAACCACCGGTTTCATAACCAAATCTTGTTCTTAATGAGTTAGATACTGCTTGCAGATCGGCAACAGGTGTGCTCGCAATAATACCTAAACCTGATGCACCTGCACCGGTTGGAGAGAAGTTGATCCCTGGCTGTGATTGCTCTTCTTTTTCGAAGTTGGCAAAGAAGAACAATTTGTTTTTAATAATTGGACCACCTACAGTTACACCATACGTTTTTTGAGTTGATTTAGCATTATTTGCGCTAAAATCAACATCACCTATGTTAGTACCATTGAATGATTGGTTTCTGTAAAAACCATAAACCGATCCATGGAAAGTATTAGTACCGCTTTTAGTAGTGGCGTAAACACCTGCACCGGTAAAGCCTGATTGACGAACGTCAAACGGAGCAATATTTACCGACACCTCATCATAAGCCTCAATTGAAATAGGCTGAGCATTACCACCACCTGGTAACAAAGCATCTGATGTACCAAAGGTATTGTTCAGGTTGGCACCATCCACAGTTACACTGTTTAAACGGTTTTCACGACCTGCAAAGCTGGTACCGGTTGACTGTGGTGTTAAACGGGTAAAATCGGTTATGCTACGTGAAAATGTAGGTAAAGTAGCTAACTGAGTACGGTTAATGTTGGTACTTGCACCTTGTTTTGCAGTAGCAATACGTTTGGTACCGGTTACAGTAACTGCACCTAATTCAACGCCACCCTGAGTTAAACTTGAGTTTAACACGTAAGGCTGGCCTAATTGTAAAGTAATATCGGTATAGGTTGCTTTGTTGAAACCAATATAGGTAATATCAACAGTGTAAGGACCACCAACACGCATACCTGGCAAGTTGAATAAACCATTGGCATTGGTAGAGGTAGCATAAGTAGTACCTGAAGGTAAGTGCGTTGCCTTGATAGTAACCCCGGCAAGCGCTTCTCCTTTGGTATCCTTAATGGTACCCGTCATGTTACTCGATGTTACCTGTGCAAAGGTAGCAACGGCAGTAAACAGGAAAAATAACGCGAGAAGTAAAATTTTCTTCATGCTTTTTGTTTTTGTTTAATGAAACGTTTAAATAGTTTTTAAAATTCAGCACAAAGATAATTACTCACTTCCATTCCTATGTTAAGTCAATGTTAATAAATATTGGATTTTTTTAACATTCGGTCATTATTTTGTTGATTTATTAAAGATTTTGTTGTCAATTATCGTGTTTGTTTAAAATTCCTTCAAATAACTATCGGTTTGTTACCATATTTTATTCTGTTATTAATAAATTTTCCAAATTAATGTTAAGTTAGTGTAAACCACTCACTTATTTTCAGAATAAATGCGCAGTATGATACCGTTTTATACTGTCATCCTTTTTATTTAGATTTGGCCTCAGAACTGAAAAAGAAAAACATAACATAATGAACTACGACTTAATTGTTATCGGATCTGGTCCGGGTGGTTATGTAGCTGCAATCCGCGCTTCACAACTGGGTTTAAAAACCGCCATCATCGAAAAAGAATCGTTGGGTGGTATTTGTCTTAACTGGGGTTGTATTCCAACTAAGGCGTTATTAAAAAGCGCCCAGGTATTTGAATATATTAATCATGCTGCCGATTACGGTATAACTGTTGACGTTAAAGGCGAGCCCGACTTTGGTGCCGTTGTAAAACGTAGCCGCGGTGTAGCCGATGGCATGAGCAAAGGTGTTCAGTTCCTGATGAAGAAGAACAAAATTGATGTAATTATGGGCTTTGGTAAGCTAAAAGGCAAAGGTACTGTTGAAGTTACCGCTGCCGATGGTAAAAAAGCCGAACACACTGCCAAACATATTATATTAGCTACCGGTGGCCGCTCACGCGAATTACCTAACTTAAAGCAAGACGGTAAAAAAATTATTGGTTACCGCCAGGCTATGGTATTGCCTCAAAAACCTAAATCAATGGTAGTTGTGGGTTCGGGCGCTATTGGTATCGAGTTTGCTTACTTCTATAATGCTATGGGTACTAAAGTAACTGTAGTTGAGTTTTTAGATAATATTGTTCCGTTAGAAGACGAAGAAGTATCAAAAGCTTTAAACCGTACCTTAAAGAAACAAGGTATCAATATCATGACCAGTTCAACTGTTGAATCGGTTGATACCAGCGGCGAGCTTTGCAAAGTAAGCGTTAAAACTGCTAAAGGTGTTGAAACCTTAGAAGCAGAGATCGTGCTTTCGGCTGTAGGTGTTACTACTAATCTTGAAGGCATTGGCCTTGAAGAAGTTGGTGTAAAAACCGACAAAGGCAAAGTGTTGGTTGACGATTACTACAAAACCAACATCGAAGGCGTTTACGCAATCGGCGATATTGTTAAAGGACAAGCATTAGCTCACGTAGCATCGGCCGAAGGCATTATTTGCGTTGAGAAAATTGCCGGTCAGCATGTTGAGCCGTTAAACTACAACAACATTCCGGGATGTACTTACTGCTCACCTGAAATTGCATCAGTAGGTTATACCGAAAAAGCAGCTAAAGAAGCAGGTTACGAAGTTAAAATTGGCCGTTTCCCATTCTCTGCATCAGGCAAAGCCAGTGCGGCAGGTGCTAAAGATGGCTTTGTTAAAGTTATTTTTGATGCCAAATATGGTGAATTCTTGGGCGCACACATGATTGGTGCTAACGTTACTGAAATGATTGCCGAGGTGGTAACTGCCCGCAAACTGGAAACCACCGGTCATGAGATCATCAAATCGGTTCACCCTCACCCAACCATGAGCGAAGCCGTTATGGAAGCTGCTGCTGAAGCGTACGGAGAAGTAATTCACTTATAAGTACGCTAAAAGTGATAGTTCTAAAAATATCAAATCTTAAATAAAAAAATAAATAGCCCTTCTGCTGTAAAAGTGAGGAGGGCTTTTATATTTGTAAACAATGTCTATCAACCTGTCAAATCCTGCTACTCTTCAAGAGAATTCAGGGGCTGAACTTTTCACAATTAATACCGGCCTTTTTAAGCTTGATGGCGGCGCTATGTTTGGCGTGGTGCCCAAAACTATATGGAGCAAAACCAATCCGGCCGACGAGAATAATCTGTGCACCTTAGCCATGCGCTGTTTGCTGGTTAAAGATAATGACAGATTAATATTGATAGACACCGGTATAGGCACTAAGCTAAGTGATAAAGTAAAACCATTTTACCACTTACACGGTGATGATACACTTGAAAAATCATTAGCCTCATATGGTTTTACACCTGATGATATTACCGATGTGCTCCTCACCCATCTGCACCTGGACCATGTAGGCGGCGCTGTAATTAAATACGGAGAACAACTACTCCCGGCATTTAAAAATGCTACGTATTGGACTAATGAGGAGCATTGGCAATGGGCTACCGAAAACCCAAACGATCGCGAAAAGGCGTCATTTCTGAAAGAAAACCTTGAACCGCTGCAACAAAGCGGTCGGTTAAAGTTTGTTAAGATAAAAGACGGCATTCAATTCAGTCCTAATATTAAGCTACATTTTGTCTCGGGCCATACCCATGCTATGATGCTACCGCTAATTAATTACAAAGGCCGCCAGATATTTTTTATAGCTGATTTAGTACCCACTACCGGCCACTTACCCATTGCCTATGTGGCTTCATATGACATACATCCTTTACAGGCCATGGCAGAAAAAAAGACATTTTTGCAGCAAGCTTTAGACAATAAATATGTGCTTTTTTTTGAACATGATGCCATAAACGAGTGCTGCACCTTACAACAAACCGAAAAAGGTATACGTATTAAAGATCTCATTAAATTGACACACATTTGATTTCAAAATTATAGTTTAGTACAACTTGTGAGATATAACAATAAATATTGAATGAACTGTAAACATTGTAATAGTAATAATATTGTAATTATCAAATTACAGTAGTAAATTTCAGTAACAATTAGTACCTTTGCACGTTCAATTCTAAAACAAGAATCGAGGTAATACATTAATGAGACAACTCAAAATAACCCAATCCATTACCAATCGTGAATCGCAGTCGTTAGACAAGTATTTACACGAAATTGGTAAGGTTGACCTGATAACTGCCGAAGAAGAAGTAATATTAGCCCAAAAAATACGCGAAGGCGACCAGGCAGCTTTAGAGCGCCTAACCAAAACCAACTTGCGTTTTGTGGTATCGGTAGCTAAGCAATACCAAAATCAAGGTCTTACGCTGGGCGATTTAATTAACGAAGGTAACTTAGGTTTGATTAAAGCAGCTAAGCGTTTTGACGAAACTAAAGGTTTCAAATTCATTTCTTACGCCGTTTGGTGGATTCGTCAATCAATTTTACAGGCCATTGCCGAGCAATCACGTATTGTACGTTTGCCTTTGAACCAGGTAGGTTCGTTAAGCAAGATCAGTAAGGCTTTCTCTAAATTAGAGCAGGAATACGAGCGCGAGCCGTCACCTGAAGAGTTAGCTGACATTTTGGAAACCACTGTTGATAAAATTTCTGACACGCTAAGTAACTCGGGTCGTCACGTATCTATGGATGCACCATTCGTTCAGGGCGAAGAAAACACGCTGTTAGACGTACTGGAAAATCAGGAGCCTAATACCGATTCTATACTGATCAACGAGTCGCTTTCAGAAGAGATAAAACGTTCACTTTCTACTTTAACCGAGCGCGAGCGCGAAATTATCGTTTTATTCTTCGGCTTGGGTACCAATCACCCACTGTCGTTAGAAGAAATCGGCGAGAAGTTTAACCTTACCCGCGAACGTGTACGTCAAATTAAAGACAAAGCATTACAACGTTTACGCCATACATCGCGTAGCAAAATTTTAAAATCATATTTAGGTTAAGCCCTAATCAAATAATACAGAGCCTCCGATGAACAATTGGAGGCTTTTTTGTTTATAATCATTATGCTTCCCGCCGATTATGAACACCTCACCCCTGCCCAGGCCATTGCCGTTCATGAGCAAATGCGCAACAACGTAATGATCGAAACACTTGATAAACCAATAAACATTATTGGCGGAGCCGATATTTCGTTCAACAAATATGAGGAAACCGTTTACGCCGGCATCGTTCTATTTACCTATCCTGAATTGAAAGTTATAGGCCAGGCATCGGCAATTGGCCGCACTTCATTCCCTTATATTCCCGGCTTACTGGCTTTCAGAGAAGTGCCTGCCTTGCTGGATGCCTGGAATAAACTCGAAACTAAACCTGATGTGATGGTGCTTGACGGGCAAGGCATAGCACACGAGCACCGCATGGGCCTTGCTACGCATTTTGGTTTATTAACCGATGCACCTTCCATCGGCAGCGCTAAAAACCGTCTGAGCGGCAGATACACTGAACCTACCAACGAGCCGTTTGCCCAAAGCCTTTTGTACGACCGAGATGAGGTTATAGGCATAGCTCTACGGAGCAAAAAGAATTGCAAACCTATATTCGTATCACCCGGACACAAGGTAAGCATGGCTCAAAGTATTGATATTATTAAAACCTGCATACGCGGCTACCGTATACCCGAACCCACCCGGCAAGCCCATAACTTTGTAAACCAGGTACGAATCTCCCATGGAGATAAAGGCAATGAACAATTGAGTATGTTTTAAAGGTTAATATATTATTCCTCCATCTGTATACTAAAGTCCTCCTGCATCTGTTTATGTTATTTAACCTTTATCGCTCACTAACTGATGTTAAACCTCCCCCAGTTGCTTTTGCAATTTAATCGACCTTTTTGGTTGTATCATTTAGCATTTACTGCTTTAAGTTTATACATCATCATAGGAGGTGGCTTAGCGGCTCTGATACTTGCTATTCCTCTTAAACTTGTAGGATATGCCGGTGCAGTGTCTTACCAAACTTATTTCGCTCCACAAGTTTATTTTTATTATCGCAATACGGGCACCGCTGTACGCAAATTATACTTAATAAGTTTTGCGCTTGATATTTTGATCTTTTTTGTACTCGTTGTTATATATGTAAAGTTTATTGCCTGATATGCTTAAAGTAGATAGTGTGCTTTTAGAATTTGATAACCGTAAAATTTTGCAGGATATATATATTGACTGCCAGGCCGGACAAGTAACAGGCTTGCTTGGTCGTAACGGTTGCGGTAAATCGAGCCTCTTACGTATAATTTTCGGCACATTAAAACCTGCATACAAGTACATCAGCATTGATGATATTTATATTACCAACGGTTACAAAAGTGGCAAAATTGCATACTTACCCCAGCACAACTATTTGCCAAAGCATACCAGCATAAATGATTTAGCGCGTATGCTGGTTGATGAACAGGCATGGGAGGAATTTACAACTTACGAGATTTTTAATAAGCATGGTAATAATAAAGCCGATCAGCTATCGGGCGGTGAACTCCGCAAACTGGAAACGCTGTTGATACTTTACAGCAAAGCCGATTATATTTTGCTGGATGAGCCATTTACACACGTATCGCCCGTACAGGCCGAAGAAATAAAAGAGATTATACGCAAGCGTTCTGCATATAAAGGTTTTATTATAACCGATCATCAGTACTACAATATATTGGAAGTAAGCAATAAAATTGTATTATTGAGTAATGGCACCACCAAATTAATTACCAACCATGATGATTTGGTAACTTATGGCTATTTGAGTTCCCTTTAATTAACATTGCATTTGTTATGAAAATATCTATTTACCAGGCCGATGCCTTTACCAGTGAGCTATTTGGCGGCAACCCTGCAGCAGTTTGTCCGCTAAAGGAGTGGCTACCCGAAGCCACCATGCAAAAAATAGCAGCCGAAAATAACCTGGCCGAAACTGCTTTTTTTGTACCTACCGACAAAGGCTTTCACCTGCGCTGGTTTACCCCCGAATTGGAAATTGACCTTTGCGGACACACTACTTTAGCAACTGCCCACATTATATATACCGAATTAGGGTACACCGAAAGCATTATACAATTTGAAACCCAAACCGCAGGTATACTCACCGTAAGTAAAAACGGTGACCGCTACACGCTCGATTTCCCATCGCGCCCGCCCTACCCGGCCGAAATGCCTAATGGCCTGCTGGAAGGCTTGAACAATCATATGCCCGCCGAGGTATTACGCTCGCGCGATTACTTTTTAGTTTACGAAAACGAGCAGGACATTACTGACCTGCAACCCAACCATTTTGCCATTGCCAAGGTAGATGCCGTTGGCATTATAGTAACGGCGCCAGGTAAGGATGTTGACTTTGTGTCGCGCTTTTTTGCTCCTGCGGCAGGTATACCCGAAGACCCGGTAACCGGATCGGCACACTGTAACCTCATACCCTACTGGGCCGAACGTTTGGGCAAAACCGAGCTGCATGCCTACCAGCTATCTGCCCGTAAAGGCGAGCTTTGGTGCGAGTTAAAAGGCGACCGGGTGTTGATGAGCGGCAATGCAGTTACTTATTTGAGGGGGGAGATTTATATCTAACTATCGCACACAATATTAGTCGATAAATTCAATTACCTCCAATCGGTGTAACTTTCAATACAGAATCAGCGTAATCCCCAAAACAATCATGTAATCTTCAATAATTTTCGTTAATTTGATATTTATTACGATTGAAAAGTACGCTGGCTGGTAAATGCAGTTAACTAAGTTAGAGGTCAAAGGATTTAAGAGCTTTGGCGATAAAATAAGCATTAATTTTAACGAGGGGGTTACGGCTATTGTTGGGCCAAATGGTTGCGGCAAATCAAACGTGGTCGATTCGATACGTTGGGTTTTGGGCGAGCAGAGTACCCGTGCCCTGCGGTCGGAAAAGATGGAGAACATCATCTTTAATGGTACCAAAAGCCGTAAACCGGCCAACCTGGCCGAGGTGTCGTTAACCTTTGATAATACTAAAAACGTACTGCCCACCGAGTTTTCGCAGGTAACGCTTACCCGTAAGCTGTACCGTACCGGCGAGAGTGAATACCGGTTGAACGATGTACAATGTCGTTTAAAAGATATTACCGACCTTTTTTTAGATACCGGTATAGGCTCCGACTCCTACTCTATCATCGAACTCAAGATGATAGACGAGATCATTACTAACAAGGAAGGTTCACGTCGGAATTTGTTTGAAGAAGCATCTGGTATTTCTAAATATAAACTCCGTAAAAAACAAACTTTCAATAAGTTAAAAGATACTGAGGCTGATTTGGAGCGTGTGCAGGACCTGCTTTTCGAGATAGAGAAGAACCTGAAAACGCTGGAAAACCAGGCCAAGAAAACCGAGCGTTATTATCGTTTAAAGGAGCAATACAAAACGTTGAGCATTATGCTGGCGTCGTTCCGTATCGTTTCGTTCAGCGAGTCGTTGCAGCGTATCGATGAGCAGGATCAAAAGCATCGCGAGGAACGTTCGGGTATTACCACCAAAATTGATACGCTGGAGGCTATGCTTCAGCAGCAAAAGCTGGATAATCTTACTAAAGAGAAAAACCTCTCCATACAGCAAAAAGCCACCAATGAATATGTGGGTAAAATACGTGCTTATGAGAGTGAAAAAAAGATAAAGAACGAGCAGCTCAAGTTTCAGCGCGATAAGGAAGCCCGTTTGAAGGAAGAGCTGGAACGCGATAAGAACCAGCTTAACCACGTACTGTATAATATTAAACGCCTGAGCGAAGAAAAACTGCAGGAAGATGAAAACCTGGAGACCGTGCGCAACAAGGTAGCCGATTTAAAACAAGCTGTTGACGAACTGCGCCAGGAACAAACCGCTGCACGTGCCGAATTAAATGAGCTGACCAGCATTAACAACCGGCTGCAAAACCAGATATACCAAACCGAAAAAGACCTCGACATATTGCGCATACAGCAGCAGGCCTTAGAGCAGGAAAGCCAGCGCAATATGGAAGATACGGCCAGCCGCGAGGTGGAGTTATCGCACTTTAACCATCTGGTGGCCGAACTACAGAACCGCACCGAAACTGCCGAAGCAGAACAACGAGCTGCTATAGAGTTTGAGGCCCAATTACAAGATCAGATCAAAGATACTGAAGCGGGTATTAACGATACCAAAGACCGTGTATCTCGCCAGGGCAGACAGCTGGATGCCAAACAAAACGAGTACAACCTTACCAAGAGTATGGTTGACAATCTGGAAGGTTTCCCTGAGTCTATCCGTTTTTTGAAAAAAAACACTGACTGGGCTAAAAATATCAACCTGTTCAGTGATATTCTTTTTTGTCGCGAAGAGTTTCGTATAGCCATTGAAAACTACCTCGAACCACTCATGAATTACTTTGTGGTTGAGGATTATGATAATGCCATTAAGGCCATTAACTTATTGCGCAATGCATCGCGCGGCAGGGCCCAGTTTTTTATACTCAATCACTACGCTGCATTAGCTACAGCCGAAACCGTGGACTATAATGCGGGTTGGGTACCAGCCCTTAGTGTAATTGAGGTTGAGTCGCGTTATCGACCGTTGTGTAACTACCTGTTACGCAATGTATATCTGGTTGATGATACATCTGATGCCGCGTTGAATAGCTCAGTT contains the following coding sequences:
- a CDS encoding PhzF family phenazine biosynthesis protein, which gives rise to MKISIYQADAFTSELFGGNPAAVCPLKEWLPEATMQKIAAENNLAETAFFVPTDKGFHLRWFTPELEIDLCGHTTLATAHIIYTELGYTESIIQFETQTAGILTVSKNGDRYTLDFPSRPPYPAEMPNGLLEGLNNHMPAEVLRSRDYFLVYENEQDITDLQPNHFAIAKVDAVGIIVTAPGKDVDFVSRFFAPAAGIPEDPVTGSAHCNLIPYWAERLGKTELHAYQLSARKGELWCELKGDRVLMSGNAVTYLRGEIYI
- the smc gene encoding chromosome segregation protein SMC, which translates into the protein MQLTKLEVKGFKSFGDKISINFNEGVTAIVGPNGCGKSNVVDSIRWVLGEQSTRALRSEKMENIIFNGTKSRKPANLAEVSLTFDNTKNVLPTEFSQVTLTRKLYRTGESEYRLNDVQCRLKDITDLFLDTGIGSDSYSIIELKMIDEIITNKEGSRRNLFEEASGISKYKLRKKQTFNKLKDTEADLERVQDLLFEIEKNLKTLENQAKKTERYYRLKEQYKTLSIMLASFRIVSFSESLQRIDEQDQKHREERSGITTKIDTLEAMLQQQKLDNLTKEKNLSIQQKATNEYVGKIRAYESEKKIKNEQLKFQRDKEARLKEELERDKNQLNHVLYNIKRLSEEKLQEDENLETVRNKVADLKQAVDELRQEQTAARAELNELTSINNRLQNQIYQTEKDLDILRIQQQALEQESQRNMEDTASREVELSHFNHLVAELQNRTETAEAEQRAAIEFEAQLQDQIKDTEAGINDTKDRVSRQGRQLDAKQNEYNLTKSMVDNLEGFPESIRFLKKNTDWAKNINLFSDILFCREEFRIAIENYLEPLMNYFVVEDYDNAIKAINLLRNASRGRAQFFILNHYAALATAETVDYNAGWVPALSVIEVESRYRPLCNYLLRNVYLVDDTSDAALNSSVVPKDVVLLGKSGKFSKSVLSMAGGSVGLFEGKRIGRAKNLENLAKEIKQSEQEIATLKAHQETLQSKLTALKASGKAAEIQQKQLELNRLNTELVTVTTRREQYQTFITNSRNRKDDIAIKIATIQEDEQKLIPQVAELKTQKEIQSDLLLDKQQAFNELNEYTTVQSNAYNQENIRFHQQQNKVSGLVKDLEYRETQQDSLETRINNNNAEMDKVQAALLETLQHTDFSDDELLEMYSQREELEKATKAAEQEYYEMRGQINETENAVTQLRRQKDQADVIENELKDKRNNLKLELNALKERLSVEFNLDINDLLETEVPDGENEEDLRERTEKLKKQLDEFGAINPMALDAFKEMNERYEFIQTQKKDLIEAKASLLSTIQEIDDTAKEKFMASFTMVRENFIKVFRSLFNEEDSCDLVLTDPDHPLESDIDIIAKPKGKRPLSINQLSGGEKTLTATAILFSLYLLKPAPFCIFDEVDAPLDDTNIDKFNNIIRKFSSDSQFIIVSHNKRTIASTDVVYGVTMVEQGISRVVPVDLRQLAD